A stretch of the Psychroserpens sp. Hel_I_66 genome encodes the following:
- a CDS encoding FG-GAP-like repeat-containing protein — translation MIKKYPFLFLINLITYFSFCQINYQNNATSLGLNYTVGTPYLGSGASFVDFDNDGWDDLTFASGDGQPVKFFRNNNGVFEDIDFNIINLNYQTKQVNWVDFDNDGDKDLFITSNTNGNRLFENTGDFTLIDITSTSGFPLTNIFTNGASWGDYDNDGFLDVFLCSKDATTATTTPNFLYKNNGDGTFTNVSVIAGIDADKHQTFCSVFLDINNDGWLDIYTSNDKGYNLNQLYKNNGDGTFSEIGASSGTDLGINAMTTTVGDYNNDGFIDIYVTNGGNTVLLVNNGNETFSDYAQITGCEHGGFTWGAVFLDADNDTDLDLYVSSSLYNIPSINTSVMFERIDEDSFQIPSNAGFLNDQKQSYCNAIGDFNNDGLSDIIVTNANNQNVDLWQNLNDANNNWLKIKLEGTQSNRDGVGSKIELSADNYIQYKQTHNGEGYMSQNSTSILFGLNTATIIDYLKIDWPSGTQDIFYNLDINQTLNIVEGSSTLSVDEFNYHTLNIFPNPVKNLLFVETNKQILGYSILNILSQTIYHTENASSNNGIDFSKFKSGVYFLTITFKDQSQIIKKIIKD, via the coding sequence ATGATAAAGAAATACCCCTTTTTATTTCTAATTAATCTAATAACTTACTTTTCATTCTGCCAAATTAACTACCAAAATAATGCCACTAGTTTAGGTCTTAACTATACCGTGGGGACACCTTATTTAGGGAGTGGAGCTTCTTTTGTTGATTTTGATAATGATGGATGGGATGATTTAACTTTTGCTTCTGGTGACGGTCAACCCGTTAAGTTTTTTAGAAACAATAATGGTGTTTTTGAAGATATAGATTTCAATATTATAAACTTAAACTATCAAACTAAACAGGTTAATTGGGTAGATTTTGATAATGATGGAGATAAAGATTTATTCATTACTAGCAATACCAATGGAAATAGACTTTTTGAAAATACAGGTGATTTCACATTAATAGATATTACTTCAACTTCAGGCTTTCCTTTAACAAATATCTTTACCAATGGCGCATCATGGGGAGATTATGACAATGATGGGTTTTTAGATGTTTTTCTGTGTAGTAAAGATGCAACTACCGCCACTACAACTCCAAATTTTCTTTATAAAAATAATGGAGATGGCACATTTACAAATGTTTCTGTAATTGCTGGCATTGACGCAGATAAACACCAGACATTCTGTTCTGTCTTTTTGGATATAAATAATGACGGTTGGCTAGATATTTATACCTCAAATGACAAAGGATATAATTTAAATCAGTTATACAAAAATAATGGAGATGGTACGTTCTCAGAAATTGGTGCATCATCTGGTACTGATTTAGGTATTAATGCCATGACCACAACCGTTGGAGATTACAATAATGATGGCTTTATAGATATTTATGTCACAAATGGAGGCAATACAGTACTATTAGTAAATAATGGTAATGAAACATTTTCCGATTATGCTCAAATCACTGGATGCGAACATGGTGGTTTTACCTGGGGAGCAGTTTTTCTTGACGCAGATAATGATACTGACTTGGACTTATACGTGAGTAGCTCATTATATAATATTCCATCTATAAATACATCTGTAATGTTTGAAAGAATTGATGAAGACTCGTTTCAAATACCTTCTAATGCTGGATTTCTAAATGATCAAAAACAAAGTTATTGTAATGCAATAGGTGACTTTAACAATGATGGCCTATCAGATATAATCGTTACAAATGCCAACAATCAAAATGTAGATTTATGGCAAAATTTAAACGATGCCAATAATAATTGGCTAAAAATAAAACTGGAAGGCACTCAAAGCAACAGAGATGGTGTAGGTTCTAAAATTGAATTATCTGCAGATAATTACATCCAATATAAGCAAACCCATAATGGAGAGGGCTACATGTCCCAAAATTCAACTTCTATTTTATTTGGACTGAATACTGCAACTATCATAGATTATCTCAAAATAGATTGGCCAAGTGGCACTCAAGATATTTTTTATAATTTGGATATCAATCAAACTTTAAATATTGTAGAGGGCTCCAGCACGTTATCTGTTGATGAGTTTAATTATCATACTTTGAATATATTTCCAAATCCTGTTAAAAATTTGCTATTTGTTGAAACCAACAAACAAATCCTTGGTTATAGCATTCTCAACATATTGTCACAAACTATTTATCATACAGAAAACGCATCCTCAAATAATGGTATAGACTTCTCAAAATTTAAATCTGGAGTGTACTTTTTAACAATTACATTTAAGGACCAATCCCAAATTATAAAAAAGATAATTAAAGATTAA
- a CDS encoding glycine--tRNA ligase, with product MANEDQFKKVISHAKEYGYVFQSSEIYDGLSAVYDYAQNGAELKKNIRDYWWKAMVQMNENIVGIDAAIFMHPTTWKASGHVDAFNDPLIDNKDSKKRYRADVLVEDYCAKIENKIDKEISKAEKRFGDAFNKEEFITTNGRVVGYQEKIDTILKRLGQSLEKEDLVDVKALIEELEIADPMTGSRNWTDVKQFNLMFGTKLGASAESAMDLYLRPETAQGIFVNFLNVQKTGRMKIPFGIAQTGKAFRNEIVARQFIFRMREFEQMEMQFFIKPGTQKEWFDHWKETRMKWHLSLGLGQDNYRFHDHEKLAHYADAATDIEFKFPFGFKELEGIHSRTDFDLKQHEEFSGKKLQYFDHEDNASYTPYVLETSIGLDRMFLAVFSNALEDETLEDGSVRTVLKLPAVLAPVKAAVLPLVKKDGLPEIARQIIEDLKWDFSVDYDEKDAVGRRYRRQDANGTPFCITVDHDTLEDNTVTIRHRDTMEQQRVKIEDLKDIIKKEVDVKHWLQKM from the coding sequence ATGGCAAACGAAGATCAATTTAAAAAAGTAATCTCTCACGCTAAGGAGTATGGTTACGTATTTCAAAGCAGCGAAATCTATGATGGATTAAGCGCAGTTTACGATTATGCTCAAAATGGAGCAGAACTCAAAAAAAACATTCGCGACTATTGGTGGAAAGCCATGGTGCAAATGAACGAAAACATCGTAGGTATTGATGCTGCAATATTTATGCACCCAACAACTTGGAAAGCTTCTGGACACGTTGATGCTTTTAACGACCCCTTAATTGACAATAAAGATTCTAAAAAAAGATACCGTGCAGATGTGCTAGTCGAAGACTATTGCGCTAAAATTGAGAATAAAATTGATAAAGAAATATCTAAAGCCGAAAAACGTTTTGGAGACGCTTTCAACAAAGAAGAATTCATAACTACAAATGGACGTGTTGTTGGTTATCAAGAAAAAATTGATACCATCCTAAAACGCTTAGGGCAATCTCTAGAAAAAGAAGACCTTGTAGACGTAAAAGCGCTTATAGAAGAATTGGAAATTGCAGATCCTATGACAGGCTCTCGCAATTGGACAGATGTTAAGCAATTTAATCTCATGTTTGGTACTAAACTAGGTGCCAGCGCAGAAAGTGCAATGGATCTATATTTACGTCCAGAAACTGCTCAGGGGATTTTCGTGAATTTTTTGAACGTTCAAAAAACAGGACGTATGAAGATTCCCTTCGGAATTGCACAAACCGGAAAAGCCTTTAGAAATGAAATTGTCGCAAGACAGTTCATCTTTAGAATGCGCGAGTTTGAACAAATGGAAATGCAGTTTTTCATCAAACCAGGCACACAAAAAGAATGGTTTGACCACTGGAAAGAAACCCGTATGAAATGGCATCTGTCTTTAGGTTTAGGTCAAGATAATTACCGTTTTCATGATCACGAAAAATTAGCACATTACGCAGATGCTGCAACCGACATAGAGTTTAAATTCCCTTTCGGGTTTAAAGAACTAGAAGGCATCCACTCACGTACAGATTTCGATCTAAAACAACACGAAGAATTCTCTGGTAAAAAACTTCAGTACTTTGACCATGAAGATAATGCGAGCTACACACCCTACGTACTCGAAACCTCTATTGGTTTAGACCGTATGTTTTTAGCAGTGTTCTCAAACGCACTCGAAGATGAAACACTTGAGGATGGCAGTGTAAGAACTGTTTTAAAATTACCAGCAGTTTTGGCGCCTGTAAAGGCAGCAGTTTTACCATTGGTTAAAAAAGATGGTCTCCCAGAAATAGCGAGACAAATCATAGAAGATTTGAAATGGGACTTTAGTGTGGATTACGACGAAAAAGATGCAGTAGGAAGACGCTACAGAAGACAAGATGCTAACGGTACACCTTTTTGTATCACAGTAGATCACGACACTTTAGAGGATAACACCGTAACTATTCGTCATCGCGATACTATGGAGCAGCAACGTGTTAAAATTGAAGATTTAAAGGACATCATTAAAAAAGAAGTAGATGTAAAGCATTGGTTACAAAAAATGTAA
- a CDS encoding ComF family protein, translated as MSDNELHICTDCRHQLPLTNFHQEKDNAVHKMLYGRIKLEQATALLHFSKKGIVQQLMHNLKYRGHEEIGLFLGEWLGEELKHINGYSNIDVVIPVPLHKQKLKSRGYNQVDNFGIAIAKALGAEFNSSVLIKTTNTKTQVFKDRLKRNFNDNTNFKIVNGNTLENKHILIVDDIITTGATIEDCANRLLEIKGITLSLATMSITD; from the coding sequence TTGTCTGATAACGAATTACATATCTGTACAGATTGTAGGCATCAGTTACCCTTAACTAATTTTCATCAAGAAAAAGATAATGCAGTCCATAAAATGCTTTATGGAAGAATAAAATTAGAGCAAGCTACAGCACTGCTTCATTTCTCAAAAAAAGGTATTGTGCAACAACTCATGCATAATTTAAAGTATAGGGGTCATGAAGAAATTGGCCTTTTTTTAGGAGAATGGTTGGGTGAAGAATTAAAACATATTAATGGATACTCAAATATAGATGTCGTAATTCCCGTACCGCTTCACAAACAGAAACTTAAATCTAGAGGTTATAACCAGGTGGATAATTTTGGTATTGCGATTGCCAAAGCTTTGGGTGCAGAGTTTAACTCTTCAGTATTAATAAAAACAACCAATACAAAAACCCAGGTTTTTAAAGACCGTTTAAAGCGAAATTTTAATGATAATACTAACTTTAAAATCGTAAACGGAAATACTTTAGAAAACAAACACATCTTAATCGTTGATGATATTATTACAACTGGTGCAACTATAGAAGATTGTGCTAATAGGTTGCTAGAAATAAAAGGGATTACCTTGAGTTTGGCTACAATGTCAATTACAGATTAA
- a CDS encoding Ig-like domain-containing protein, whose protein sequence is MRKKVLQSLVLLVMISLVISCANRGTPDGGPKDDVAPLIIRSSPENMTTNFKGDEIRIYFDEYVKIKNLRKQLIISPPMDPEPTVTPLGTASKYITIKINDTLDDNTTYAFNFGQSIVDNNEENPYDYYRYVFSTGDYIDSLSVKGQILDAENRATDTFVSVMLFEKDSTYTDSIVYKQKPKYITNTLDSLTTFSIDNIRAGTYKLVALKDENGNFTFQQDKDKIGFYEDFITVPSNETYNIKLFKEELEFDAKRPRQVAGQKIAFGYEGDYNSMRIELLENKPEGFSSRITKDPNADTLYYWYKPKIEADSTTFLVTNKTFLDTLKHRFRTIDKDTLVVKMVSSSTLAFSEDLQITGTIPFEKIDEKQISIIDKDSLDVNFNVAYDSLANMYSLKFDKQESQQYKVKMLPGALEDFFGNVNDTLNYSAKTKLYSDYSNIRITLRNMTYPAIVQLVTEKGEVKYEKFATEDRLFDFRNLTPGSYYLRVIFDANGNQKWDSGNYLKQIQPERISYKTEIIEARANWDPVEEFTLLD, encoded by the coding sequence ATGCGCAAAAAAGTTTTACAAAGCTTAGTACTGTTAGTCATGATTTCTTTAGTGATAAGTTGTGCCAATAGAGGCACGCCAGATGGAGGTCCTAAAGATGACGTTGCTCCTTTGATCATAAGATCGTCTCCAGAGAATATGACAACAAACTTTAAGGGTGATGAAATTAGAATTTATTTTGATGAGTATGTAAAGATCAAAAATCTTAGAAAACAACTTATTATTTCCCCTCCAATGGATCCAGAACCTACGGTTACACCTTTGGGTACAGCAAGTAAATACATCACAATAAAAATAAATGATACGTTAGATGACAATACAACCTATGCTTTTAACTTTGGTCAAAGTATTGTAGATAATAATGAAGAGAATCCTTACGATTATTACAGATATGTGTTTTCTACAGGTGATTATATCGATTCATTATCGGTAAAAGGTCAAATTTTAGATGCTGAAAATAGAGCGACAGACACCTTCGTATCTGTCATGTTGTTTGAAAAAGACTCCACGTATACAGACTCCATAGTTTATAAACAAAAACCAAAATATATTACCAATACTTTAGATAGTTTGACCACTTTCAGTATTGATAATATTAGAGCGGGAACCTATAAACTTGTGGCTTTAAAGGACGAAAATGGAAACTTCACATTTCAGCAGGACAAAGATAAAATAGGGTTTTACGAAGATTTTATTACCGTACCTTCAAATGAGACTTACAACATAAAATTATTTAAGGAAGAACTAGAATTTGATGCCAAGAGACCACGCCAGGTAGCTGGACAAAAAATAGCATTTGGTTACGAAGGAGATTATAACTCTATGAGAATAGAATTATTAGAAAATAAACCAGAAGGATTTAGCAGTAGAATCACCAAAGATCCCAATGCAGATACGCTTTATTATTGGTACAAACCCAAGATAGAAGCAGACTCAACAACATTTTTAGTAACAAATAAAACGTTTTTAGACACGCTTAAGCATAGGTTTAGAACTATAGATAAAGACACTCTAGTAGTAAAAATGGTGTCCTCCAGCACATTGGCTTTTAGTGAGGATTTACAAATTACCGGAACTATCCCTTTTGAAAAAATAGATGAAAAACAAATTAGTATTATAGATAAGGATTCCTTGGATGTCAATTTCAATGTCGCTTATGATAGTCTAGCCAATATGTATAGCCTCAAATTTGACAAGCAAGAATCCCAGCAATATAAAGTAAAAATGCTTCCTGGCGCTTTAGAGGATTTCTTCGGAAATGTTAACGATACACTCAACTACAGCGCTAAAACAAAATTATATTCCGATTATTCCAACATCAGAATAACACTTCGAAACATGACCTATCCAGCCATAGTACAATTGGTAACCGAAAAGGGAGAAGTCAAATATGAAAAATTTGCTACAGAAGATCGATTATTCGACTTTAGAAACCTTACACCCGGAAGTTATTATTTAAGGGTCATTTTTGATGCCAACGGAAATCAAAAATGGGACTCTGGAAATTATTTAAAACAAATACAACCAGAGCGCATTAGTTACAAAACAGAAATTATTGAAGCCAGAGCCAACTGGGATCCTGTAGAAGAATTTACGCTTCTAGATTAA
- a CDS encoding amidohydrolase, translating into MNNQLKVALIQSNLVWENPEQNRINFTNKISAILESVDLIILPEMFNSGFTMNADKVFETMTGSTVSWLQKMARLKNAAITGSMVVQENNAFFNRLLFVFPDGKIEHYDKKHTFTLAGEHKVYRAGTKKLIINFKGWTICPLVCYDLRFPVWARNTNDYDLLLYVANWPKIRVDAWDTLLKARAIENMSYCIGVNRVGLDGNGYEYSGNSGAYDVLGNRIDVIEKDKEATEIITLNKEHISQYREKLGFLNDRDQFNLEA; encoded by the coding sequence ATGAACAATCAACTCAAAGTCGCTTTAATACAATCAAACCTTGTTTGGGAAAATCCAGAGCAAAACAGAATTAATTTCACTAATAAAATTAGTGCAATTTTAGAATCTGTAGATCTTATTATTCTTCCAGAAATGTTTAATTCTGGGTTTACAATGAATGCAGATAAAGTTTTTGAAACCATGACTGGCAGTACTGTATCATGGTTGCAAAAAATGGCAAGACTTAAAAATGCTGCAATTACTGGCAGTATGGTTGTACAGGAAAACAATGCGTTCTTTAATAGATTGTTGTTTGTCTTTCCTGATGGCAAAATTGAACACTACGATAAAAAACACACGTTTACACTGGCAGGCGAGCACAAAGTCTATCGAGCTGGAACTAAAAAATTAATTATAAATTTTAAAGGTTGGACGATTTGCCCACTTGTTTGCTATGATTTGCGTTTTCCTGTTTGGGCAAGAAACACAAACGATTACGATCTTTTGCTTTATGTTGCCAATTGGCCAAAAATTAGGGTCGATGCTTGGGATACTTTGCTTAAAGCTCGGGCTATAGAAAATATGAGCTACTGTATTGGTGTTAACAGAGTAGGCTTAGATGGAAATGGTTACGAATATTCGGGAAATTCTGGAGCTTACGATGTTTTAGGCAATCGCATAGATGTGATTGAAAAAGATAAAGAAGCCACAGAAATAATAACGCTCAATAAAGAACATATAAGCCAGTACAGAGAAAAACTTGGCTTTTTAAATGATAGAGATCAATTTAATCTAGAAGCGTAA
- a CDS encoding methionine aminotransferase: MQLKPKLTSVETSIFTVMSALANQHNAINLSQGFPNFKSDQKLIDAVSKAMNSGYNQYAPMAGNAELRKAIAKKFELLYNTSYHPETEITVTAGATQAIFTIISTFVRQGDEVILFKPAYDCYEPAIQLNGAKPIAISLKDPDYSIDWNHVEKSINDNTKMIIINTPHNPSGTVMSKADLLKLQELTEGTNIIVLSDEVYEHIIFDGEQHQSACLFPQLKKRSFITASFGKTFHNTGWKVGYCCAPKDLMEAFRNVHQFNVFSVHHPTQKGLADYLTNPDHYLKLSQFYQKKRDVFLNLIKDSRFTFTPSKGTYFQVLNFSEITSEKDTDFAKRLTVENGISAIPLSVFNDNQRDDKVLRFCFAKTEDTLKKAAEIINTI; encoded by the coding sequence ATGCAACTCAAACCAAAACTCACAAGCGTAGAAACTTCTATTTTCACTGTCATGAGCGCATTGGCAAACCAGCACAATGCAATCAATTTATCTCAAGGTTTCCCAAATTTTAAAAGTGACCAAAAATTAATTGATGCTGTTTCAAAAGCTATGAATTCTGGATATAACCAATATGCTCCAATGGCTGGAAATGCGGAATTAAGAAAAGCCATCGCCAAAAAATTTGAGTTGCTATACAACACTTCCTATCATCCAGAAACTGAAATTACGGTTACCGCTGGTGCAACCCAGGCCATATTTACTATTATTTCAACCTTTGTAAGGCAAGGTGACGAAGTCATTTTATTTAAACCTGCCTACGATTGTTACGAACCCGCAATACAGCTCAATGGCGCAAAGCCAATCGCCATTTCTTTAAAAGACCCAGACTACAGTATTGATTGGAATCACGTTGAGAAATCCATTAATGATAATACCAAAATGATTATCATTAATACACCACACAATCCCAGCGGAACCGTTATGAGTAAAGCAGACTTACTCAAGCTCCAAGAGCTTACAGAGGGTACAAACATCATCGTTTTAAGTGACGAAGTGTATGAGCACATCATTTTTGATGGAGAGCAACACCAAAGCGCTTGCCTGTTTCCGCAGTTAAAAAAACGAAGTTTCATCACCGCTTCATTTGGTAAAACATTCCATAATACAGGTTGGAAGGTTGGTTACTGCTGCGCTCCTAAAGATTTAATGGAAGCCTTTAGAAATGTACACCAGTTTAATGTATTTTCGGTTCACCATCCCACACAAAAAGGATTGGCAGATTATCTCACTAACCCGGATCACTATTTAAAATTATCTCAATTTTATCAAAAAAAAAGGGATGTGTTTTTAAATCTTATCAAAGATTCGAGATTTACGTTTACACCCTCAAAAGGGACGTATTTTCAGGTGTTGAATTTTTCTGAAATTACTTCGGAAAAAGACACCGATTTCGCAAAACGTCTTACGGTAGAAAATGGCATTTCAGCTATACCATTATCTGTATTTAATGATAATCAACGTGACGACAAGGTATTGCGTTTTTGTTTTGCAAAAACAGAAGACACTTTAAAGAAGGCTGCGGAAATTATTAATACTATATAA
- a CDS encoding very short patch repair endonuclease, with protein MPYSEEKIKVPRFNEESGFYTTKKRSKIMSKIRGKNTKPELLFRKELWKKGVRYRVDSKKIPGRPDVSIKKYKLAIFIYGEFWHGYNWNERKEMLKTNRDFWIPKIERNMQRDREVNSQLEDLGFTVFRFWESEVKKDLKRCINDVLVYIDWQS; from the coding sequence ATGCCATATTCCGAAGAGAAAATAAAAGTCCCTAGATTCAATGAAGAATCTGGTTTTTATACCACCAAGAAGCGCTCAAAAATCATGAGCAAAATTCGTGGCAAAAACACAAAACCAGAATTATTATTTAGAAAAGAACTGTGGAAAAAAGGCGTGCGTTATCGTGTAGACAGTAAGAAAATTCCAGGTAGACCAGATGTTAGTATTAAGAAATACAAGCTCGCGATTTTTATTTACGGTGAATTTTGGCATGGCTACAATTGGAATGAGAGAAAAGAGATGTTAAAAACCAATCGAGATTTCTGGATCCCAAAAATTGAGCGCAACATGCAGCGCGATCGTGAGGTCAATTCTCAATTAGAAGATCTTGGATTTACTGTATTTAGATTTTGGGAAAGTGAAGTTAAAAAAGACCTCAAACGCTGCATTAACGATGTGCTGGTATACATAGATTGGCAATCTTAA
- a CDS encoding Y-family DNA polymerase yields MIALIDCNSFYASCEQVFRPDLKNKPVVVLSNNDGCIIAANKEAKALTHIPMFHPAFMIKKILDDNNVVCFSSNYTLYSDLSRRVMDTLKEFSPIVEEYSIDESFIDLSHYKNDELEDISKKIKNTIYKNTGIPVGVGVAQTKSLSKIANKFAKKIPENNNIYVVNSESKRQHLLQNCKIKDIWGIGKKHTIRIEKTGKTNALEFANMPVEWVRKEMTVIGERLWRELNNVQCLTLNTELTAKKGIGTAKSFGYKLTDYTLIEEACSYYVAEVADLLRQQKSAASQIEIFLQTNYHSNTDKQYHNKIILTLSKPTNSTIALTQKALVGLKAIFKEGYRYKKVGVNLLGLVPETEIQMSLFDTCSKIEGKDITNVIDSLNSKFGKNKVKLATVGNREKEWALIKEHRSPRYTTQWDELLEIGKR; encoded by the coding sequence ATGATTGCCCTAATAGATTGCAATAGCTTTTACGCCTCTTGCGAACAGGTGTTTAGACCAGATTTAAAAAACAAACCCGTAGTTGTTTTAAGCAATAATGATGGCTGTATTATTGCTGCCAATAAAGAAGCTAAAGCATTGACTCACATCCCAATGTTTCATCCTGCTTTTATGATAAAAAAAATATTAGACGATAATAATGTGGTTTGTTTTTCGTCTAATTATACACTTTACAGTGACCTTTCACGACGAGTGATGGACACCTTAAAAGAATTTTCTCCCATAGTTGAAGAATACAGTATTGACGAAAGCTTTATTGATCTTTCCCATTATAAAAATGATGAGCTTGAAGACATCTCAAAAAAAATAAAAAATACCATCTATAAAAATACGGGAATCCCAGTAGGTGTTGGAGTTGCACAAACAAAATCACTCTCAAAAATAGCCAATAAGTTTGCTAAAAAAATACCTGAGAATAATAATATTTATGTTGTGAATTCCGAAAGCAAAAGACAACACTTACTCCAAAATTGTAAAATCAAGGATATTTGGGGCATTGGCAAAAAGCATACTATTAGAATAGAAAAGACAGGAAAAACTAACGCATTGGAATTTGCCAATATGCCTGTAGAATGGGTGAGAAAGGAAATGACCGTTATTGGAGAAAGGCTATGGAGAGAATTAAACAACGTACAGTGCTTAACATTAAACACAGAATTAACAGCAAAAAAAGGCATAGGGACCGCAAAATCCTTTGGTTACAAATTAACCGATTATACACTTATTGAAGAAGCTTGCAGTTATTATGTTGCTGAAGTCGCAGATCTCTTAAGACAGCAAAAATCTGCTGCTTCGCAAATTGAAATTTTTTTACAAACCAACTATCACAGCAATACAGATAAGCAATACCATAATAAAATTATTTTAACGCTTAGCAAACCCACAAATAGCACTATTGCACTCACCCAAAAAGCACTGGTTGGTTTAAAAGCAATCTTTAAAGAAGGTTATCGCTATAAAAAAGTAGGTGTCAATTTATTAGGGTTAGTGCCTGAGACCGAAATCCAGATGAGCCTTTTTGATACATGTAGCAAAATTGAAGGCAAAGACATTACCAACGTCATTGATAGCTTGAATAGCAAATTTGGAAAAAACAAAGTCAAACTAGCCACTGTTGGCAATCGTGAAAAAGAATGGGCTCTTATTAAAGAGCATCGTAGCCCAAGATATACTACCCAATGGGACGAACTTTTAGAGATTGGAAAACGTTGA
- a CDS encoding S24 family peptidase, with the protein MNQTYYIKRSTQNHRVARPTQTGFSSPATHYNEPRIDLNEALVSNSSATFFVRVVDDAFSQNGILKNDVLIIDKSLTPKKEQLVLFNEDGSFLIKKIEKPLDSPVEVWGVITYIIKSVI; encoded by the coding sequence TTGAATCAAACATACTACATAAAAAGATCTACTCAAAACCATCGTGTGGCAAGACCTACACAAACCGGTTTCTCTAGTCCTGCTACTCATTACAATGAACCAAGAATAGATTTAAACGAAGCTTTAGTAAGTAATAGTTCTGCTACATTTTTTGTTAGAGTTGTAGATGATGCGTTTTCGCAAAATGGCATCCTCAAAAATGATGTTTTGATTATAGATAAATCACTCACTCCAAAAAAAGAGCAATTGGTTTTATTCAATGAAGATGGTTCTTTTCTTATAAAAAAAATAGAAAAACCCCTAGACAGTCCAGTAGAAGTATGGGGAGTTATCACCTATATCATAAAATCTGTGATATGA
- a CDS encoding DUF1569 domain-containing protein, translating to MSLEKLNRAIATLESHIENREFSNPKISKSNVAWHIDHSLKVINKVSESLQQSDPKSYEDNFSLLGKVFFTLGFFPRGKAKAPKHVIPPEVISKEDLISQIQLAESNVNSIATLEKNSYFNHPFFGNIKTPKIYRFLMIHTNHHLKIIRDITSK from the coding sequence ATGAGTTTGGAAAAATTAAATCGTGCAATTGCAACATTAGAGTCACACATAGAAAATCGCGAATTTTCTAACCCAAAAATATCCAAGAGCAATGTTGCTTGGCACATAGACCATAGCCTTAAAGTGATTAATAAAGTAAGCGAGTCGCTTCAGCAATCAGACCCAAAAAGTTATGAAGACAATTTTAGCCTTCTGGGAAAAGTATTTTTTACACTTGGATTTTTTCCTCGCGGAAAAGCGAAAGCTCCAAAACATGTTATACCACCTGAGGTTATTTCTAAGGAAGACCTTATTTCGCAAATTCAATTAGCAGAATCTAATGTCAATAGCATAGCCACGTTAGAAAAGAATTCATATTTCAATCATCCTTTCTTCGGAAATATAAAAACACCTAAAATCTATAGATTTTTAATGATTCATACCAATCACCATTTGAAAATCATAAGAGATATTACCTCGAAATAA